The following proteins come from a genomic window of Vallitaleaceae bacterium 9-2:
- a CDS encoding ABC transporter permease, translating into MLNPILERELKTRMRTWKTPILLTVYLGLIGLILTLVLLASGTVFGYDGYGFDPSVIATVYDVLVIFQMALLMLIIPVFTATAISGERERQTLDLMLCTDISTWKILFGKISAALTFILLIIFASIPFISIIMLFGGVSMWDIFKTVLYYMAAAFMLSTVGIFATTHFKRNITAIMMSYVILGVIYFVPLILMIILAIVTQLENMQWLSDFVEIYIYDISAILFGANPGFGLLSLLNNDFMDISYMINYQSILSKIPTWTISLIYFTIISSVFLLLSKHKLSKR; encoded by the coding sequence ATGCTTAATCCAATATTAGAACGTGAACTAAAGACGCGGATGCGTACATGGAAGACGCCCATACTTTTAACGGTATATCTTGGGTTAATCGGTCTCATATTAACATTGGTTTTACTGGCATCAGGTACAGTTTTTGGCTATGATGGATATGGATTTGATCCAAGTGTTATTGCCACTGTGTATGATGTGTTAGTCATCTTTCAAATGGCACTCTTGATGTTGATTATCCCGGTGTTTACGGCAACGGCGATTTCGGGAGAACGAGAACGTCAAACCTTAGATCTTATGCTTTGCACAGATATATCGACATGGAAAATCTTGTTTGGAAAAATCAGTGCAGCATTAACGTTTATTCTTTTGATTATTTTTGCATCGATACCATTTATAAGCATTATTATGCTTTTTGGTGGGGTATCGATGTGGGATATATTTAAAACTGTTTTATACTACATGGCGGCAGCATTTATGCTCTCGACAGTTGGGATATTTGCGACGACACATTTTAAGCGTAATATCACAGCGATTATGATGAGTTATGTGATTTTGGGAGTTATATATTTTGTGCCACTGATTCTGATGATTATATTAGCGATTGTTACTCAACTTGAAAATATGCAATGGTTAAGTGATTTTGTTGAAATATATATTTATGATATTTCTGCAATACTTTTTGGAGCGAATCCTGGATTTGGGTTGCTGTCGTTATTGAATAATGATTTTATGGATATTAGCTATATGATCAATTATCAATCCATTTTATCCAAGATACCAACATGGACAATATCATTGATTTATTTTACCATTATAAGTAGCGTATTTTTACTTTTATCTAAGCATAAACTATCAAAGAGGTGA
- a CDS encoding MoxR family ATPase has translation MELEHVSEWSERVITEVSEHIIGQEELIEDTIICLMAGGNLLLEGVPGLGKTRLVSVLGEVLGLAFKRIQFTPDLMPADITGTNIYNRDRNVFEFQQGPVFSNIVLADEINRATPKTQAAMLEAMQEKTVTVAGQTYPLPRPYLVMATQNPIEQEGTYPLPEAQMDRFMFKLNVLFPKAKDLAAIVQLTTGTHEPKVHTVTSSEELLEIQELVKTVPVAQPVLDYAMRLIVATHPEQESAPDIIRKYVLAGASPRAAQGIINASRVRALIKGRYNVAFEDINAMAEPVLRHRLVLNFEAMSDGVTVEHLVSELIGVIKE, from the coding sequence ATGGAGTTAGAACATGTAAGTGAATGGAGCGAGCGGGTTATAACCGAAGTGTCTGAGCACATTATCGGACAAGAAGAATTAATTGAAGATACAATTATTTGCTTAATGGCTGGAGGTAACCTTTTGTTGGAAGGTGTTCCAGGTTTAGGGAAAACAAGACTTGTATCTGTATTAGGGGAAGTGCTTGGATTGGCATTTAAACGGATTCAATTTACACCGGACTTAATGCCGGCAGATATTACAGGAACCAATATTTATAACCGAGATCGTAATGTATTTGAATTTCAACAAGGACCTGTGTTTTCAAATATTGTATTAGCAGATGAAATCAATCGAGCAACACCAAAAACACAGGCGGCCATGCTTGAAGCCATGCAAGAAAAAACTGTCACAGTGGCAGGTCAAACCTATCCGCTCCCTCGCCCTTATCTTGTCATGGCAACACAGAACCCTATTGAGCAAGAGGGGACCTATCCCCTACCGGAAGCACAGATGGATAGATTTATGTTTAAGCTAAATGTTTTGTTTCCAAAGGCGAAAGACTTAGCAGCGATTGTTCAGCTGACAACAGGAACCCATGAGCCAAAAGTTCATACAGTAACCTCAAGTGAAGAGCTATTGGAAATACAAGAATTGGTAAAAACAGTGCCTGTAGCACAGCCTGTACTTGATTATGCTATGCGCTTGATTGTAGCTACACACCCTGAACAAGAAAGTGCTCCGGACATCATTCGTAAATATGTCCTTGCAGGTGCAAGTCCTCGGGCGGCACAGGGAATTATCAATGCTTCAAGAGTACGTGCATTAATCAAAGGGCGTTATAATGTGGCTTTTGAGGATATTAATGCCATGGCAGAGCCGGTTTTGCGACACCGCCTGGTACTTAATTTTGAAGCTATGAGTGATGGAGTAACGGTTGAGCACTTAGTAAGTGAACTTATAGGAGTGATTAAAGAGTAA